A stretch of DNA from Fimbriimonadaceae bacterium:
TGTGCAGCGTCGAGAGCACGAGGTGGCCGGTCTCCGCGGCGGTGATCGCAAGCTGGATGGTCTCGAGGTCGCGCATCTCGCCGACGAGGATGACGTCCGGGTTCTGGCGCATCACGTGCTTGAGCGCTCCGGCGAACGAGTGCGTGTCCGTGCCGAGTTCGCGTTGGTTGATCACGCTGATGCGGTCGGAGTGCACGTATTCGATGGGATCCTCGATCGTCATGATGTGCGAGCGCTTCGTGACGTTGATGTGGTGGATCATCGCGGCGAGCGAGGTCGACTTGCCGGAGCCCGTGGGACCGGTGACCAGGATCAGACCGCGGGCGATCAGCGCGAGGCTCTTGCACACCTGCGGCATCAGGAGATCGTCGATCGTGCGGATGTTGAACGGGATCACGCGGAAGACCGCGCCCACCTGGCGCCGCTGCCAGAACATGTTCACCCGGAACCGGGCGCAGTTCGGCACCTCGTACGAGAGGTCGAGTTCGCGGAACGAGTTCAAGCGCGCTCTGCGCTCGTCGTTGAGAATGCCCAGGAGGAGCGCGTCGGTGTCCGCCGGACTGAGGGCCGGATGCTCCGACCGGACCAGGTCGCCGTGGATACGCATGACGGGCGGCTGGCCTGCCTTGATGTGCAG
This window harbors:
- a CDS encoding type IV pilus twitching motility protein PilT, with the protein product MSVEIDALLRELVEKEASDLHIKAGQPPVMRIHGDLVRSEHPALSPADTDALLLGILNDERRARLNSFRELDLSYEVPNCARFRVNMFWQRRQVGAVFRVIPFNIRTIDDLLMPQVCKSLALIARGLILVTGPTGSGKSTSLAAMIHHINVTKRSHIMTIEDPIEYVHSDRISVINQRELGTDTHSFAGALKHVMRQNPDVILVGEMRDLETIQLAITAAETGHLVLSTLHTVDAAQTIDRMVDVFSPDQQAQIRTQLSVTLQAVISQTLLPTKDGKGRTAAFEVMTATPSIRTMIRDGKTHQLYHDIQMGGDMGMQTLDGSLLNLLRERKIDYEHALAKCSNASEFQRRAMNQGLVETANAAN